The Solibacillus isronensis genome includes the window TTTTATATGTGAAAAGTTACAAGGAAGAATTAAAATATATGCAACTGTCTACCGGAAATTTCATGATGGTCCAAGCAGGGTCTGGATTACATTTGATAAAAAAGAAATTATAAGTGCTTCGGATGTTACTTATCAAACAAGACATGAAGAAACATACCGCAAAATAAAAGAGGAAGAAAATTTAAGAGGGATTCCATTCAATCCGGATTGGGACGAAATGTTTCATTCTCCTGAGCGACAAGCATTGGTAAAAGCATCCGATAAATCTGAAGAAATGATGATTAACCAAAATATTTTCAGCAGTTATCACTTTTATGCGCCCTTTATGGAATATAGTTCATTGTCCATTGAT containing:
- a CDS encoding SF0329 family protein, which translates into the protein MKWSKTKSTLEGFICEKLQGRIKIYATVYRKFHDGPSRVWITFDKKEIISASDVTYQTRHEETYRKIKEEENLRGIPFNPDWDEMFHSPERQALVKASDKSEEMMINQNIFSSYHFYAPFMEYSSLSIDEALTSENIMIQAFAMFDRRLGKRRLENLMLTSKNTHPLILRFYKIRCDVEGIAVTENPPPKM